From Variimorphobacter saccharofermentans, one genomic window encodes:
- a CDS encoding S1C family serine protease translates to MSEGEKDNKDFEFIKEQVIERKGRKIKKWLLPLIMTVIMSILFGVIAAVTFVLTEPKLYKLLHKDEEAKTPIVFPTTDPNENKEVPTTTPKLSPTPKVEETTDHSEEQDDSKEQTSDNTDSDAPDDEKRDPIIVEQSIEADLDDFVNMYEKLRLVAYETNKSLVSVNSIINETDWFGNPVERTISTTGVIIGNNSKELLILVSLDRVKDTNRITIKFTDTVSIDATLLEYDTEINMAVLAISLTNIPISFLENLKVVKMGESYSISVGNPIIALGSPNGHPGSMELGIITSKGSSVTITDNKLDLFNTNIEDNKNSDGIVVNMNGEVIGFITHTLKEDINENLNTVIGVSKVKPIIERLANQQPLIYFGVETEDMTESAKREHDISNGIYVNEVRSNSPAFEAGVINGDIIIQVNDASVLNTNNFNNIISEYEPGEQIMVKIKRTSGNVEKEMDLPVVLREKVKK, encoded by the coding sequence ATGTCTGAGGGTGAAAAAGACAATAAGGACTTCGAATTTATTAAAGAGCAGGTAATTGAGAGAAAAGGCAGAAAAATCAAGAAATGGTTACTCCCTCTTATAATGACGGTCATTATGTCAATTTTATTTGGAGTAATTGCTGCAGTTACATTTGTGCTCACTGAACCTAAATTGTATAAATTGTTACATAAGGATGAGGAAGCTAAGACTCCGATTGTTTTTCCAACCACGGATCCTAATGAGAATAAGGAAGTACCAACGACGACTCCCAAGTTAAGCCCTACACCGAAGGTGGAAGAAACGACAGATCATTCTGAAGAACAGGATGATTCGAAGGAGCAGACATCGGATAACACTGATAGTGATGCTCCGGATGATGAGAAAAGAGATCCGATTATTGTAGAACAAAGCATCGAAGCGGATTTGGATGACTTTGTTAATATGTATGAGAAGCTGAGGCTAGTTGCCTATGAGACCAATAAGTCCCTGGTGAGCGTTAACAGTATTATCAACGAAACGGATTGGTTTGGTAATCCGGTGGAAAGAACCATAAGCACCACTGGGGTCATTATTGGTAATAATAGTAAGGAGTTGCTCATATTAGTTAGCCTGGACAGGGTTAAGGATACGAATAGAATTACAATTAAATTTACAGATACGGTTTCGATTGATGCTACCCTGTTGGAGTATGATACAGAGATTAATATGGCGGTTCTGGCTATTTCCCTTACGAACATCCCAATATCCTTTTTAGAAAACCTAAAGGTAGTAAAGATGGGAGAATCCTATTCGATTTCTGTAGGCAACCCAATTATTGCGCTGGGCAGTCCAAATGGACATCCAGGCTCCATGGAGTTGGGGATTATAACCAGTAAAGGAAGCTCCGTCACGATCACAGATAATAAATTGGATTTATTTAACACCAACATTGAAGATAATAAGAATAGTGATGGAATTGTGGTTAATATGAACGGAGAGGTTATTGGCTTCATAACCCATACCTTGAAGGAAGATATTAATGAGAACCTAAACACCGTTATTGGTGTAAGTAAGGTAAAGCCAATTATCGAGCGCCTGGCAAATCAACAGCCTCTTATCTATTTTGGTGTAGAAACCGAAGATATGACAGAGTCAGCCAAACGGGAACATGATATATCCAATGGTATATATGTCAATGAAGTGCGGTCGAACTCCCCTGCTTTTGAGGCAGGAGTGATCAATGGAGATATTATTATCCAGGTCAATGATGCATCCGTTTTAAATACCAATAATTTTAATAATATTATATCCGAGTACGAGCCGGGAGAGCAGATTATGGTTAAAATCAAGAGAACCTCTGGAAATGTGGAGAAGGAGATGGACCTGCCGGTTGTTCTTAGGGAGAAAGTAAAGAAGTAG
- the tnpC gene encoding IS66 family transposase, whose amino-acid sequence MAIKYTEEQLNSFDKVVLVQLLLANQEQLASIDQKLQLVLEQLATANHKRYGRSSEKLDIDQQIAFKEVDDQIVFFNEAEAVANLGEIDVEDEDTVKSKPTKRKGKREEDLKGLPIVKIEHTMSEEELRKEFGGSAWKQLPDEVYKRYKFTPSKVEVEEHHVAVYASKKDDHIIKAKHPGYLLRNSLVSPSLEAAIINGKYVNAVPLYRLEKEFERYNLNISRQDMANWTIQCADRYLAILYDYLHERIYDYHVLQADETPVLVNKDGRTAGSKSYMWVYRTGRMYQDKQIVLYDYQQTRNTSHPREFLKNFKGVCVTDGYQVYHTLDKERDDLTIAGCWAHARRRYDEAVKALPEKDQKSSLAYLALKQIQAIYREEKRLSELSPEERLKLRQVSVKPLVEAYFVWVKEHIGKVLSKSKTWSGFNYSINQEKYLKAFLDDGEVPMDNNAAEQSIRGFCIGKKNWVMIDTINGAKSSAIIYSIAETAKVNNLKPYNYFEYLLTEIPKHLDETDRSFCEDLLPWSPKLPAECRK is encoded by the coding sequence ATGGCAATAAAATATACCGAAGAACAACTGAATAGCTTCGATAAGGTCGTATTGGTTCAGTTGCTTCTAGCCAATCAGGAACAGCTTGCGTCCATTGACCAAAAACTTCAATTGGTGCTTGAACAGCTTGCCACAGCAAACCATAAACGCTATGGCAGGTCTTCTGAAAAGCTAGATATCGATCAGCAGATCGCCTTTAAAGAAGTAGACGATCAGATTGTGTTTTTCAATGAGGCAGAGGCAGTTGCCAACCTAGGCGAGATCGATGTCGAAGATGAAGATACCGTAAAATCAAAACCAACGAAACGCAAAGGCAAACGAGAAGAAGATTTAAAGGGACTTCCTATCGTTAAGATTGAGCATACCATGTCTGAAGAAGAACTCAGAAAGGAATTTGGCGGATCAGCATGGAAACAGCTTCCGGATGAAGTGTACAAACGATATAAATTCACCCCGTCTAAAGTAGAGGTGGAAGAACATCACGTAGCTGTTTATGCCAGTAAAAAGGATGATCACATAATAAAAGCAAAGCATCCGGGCTATCTTCTTAGAAATAGCCTGGTATCTCCATCGTTGGAAGCTGCTATCATAAACGGAAAATATGTCAATGCTGTTCCTCTTTACCGTTTGGAAAAAGAGTTTGAACGATATAATCTTAACATCTCCCGTCAGGATATGGCAAACTGGACCATCCAATGTGCAGACCGATATCTGGCAATCCTATATGATTATCTACATGAACGGATTTATGATTATCATGTACTTCAGGCAGATGAGACACCAGTCCTTGTTAATAAGGACGGGCGTACTGCCGGATCTAAGAGTTATATGTGGGTCTACCGTACGGGTAGGATGTATCAGGACAAGCAAATCGTCCTATACGATTACCAACAGACCAGAAACACAAGCCACCCAAGAGAATTCCTTAAGAATTTCAAGGGAGTCTGTGTTACCGATGGTTATCAGGTATATCACACCTTAGATAAAGAACGTGACGATCTGACCATCGCCGGTTGTTGGGCGCATGCCCGACGTAGATATGATGAAGCGGTCAAGGCTCTTCCTGAGAAAGATCAAAAGAGCAGCCTTGCATATCTGGCATTAAAGCAGATACAGGCAATCTACCGGGAAGAAAAGCGATTAAGCGAGCTCTCACCGGAAGAAAGACTGAAACTTCGCCAGGTCAGTGTGAAACCATTGGTAGAGGCTTACTTTGTATGGGTAAAAGAACACATCGGCAAAGTTCTTTCAAAAAGCAAAACATGGAGTGGATTTAACTATTCCATCAATCAGGAAAAATATCTAAAAGCATTCCTGGATGATGGTGAAGTGCCAATGGACAATAATGCTGCTGAACAATCAATCCGTGGTTTTTGTATCGGTAAGAAAAACTGGGTAATGATCGATACCATCAATGGGGCTAAATCCAGTGCCATTATTTACAGTATTGCCGAAACGGCGAAAGTAAACAATTTGAAACCTTATAATTACTTCGAATATCTTCTGACAGAAATCCCGAAGCATCTGGATGAAACAGACCGGAGTTTCTGTGAAGACCTGCTTCCGTGGTCGCCAAAGCTGCCTGCGGAATGCAGAAAATAG
- a CDS encoding ABC-three component system middle component 6, with product MIVDYEKNPKNSLIYTSAIVLSFLKESNGKVDFEELYKYCKSQKIEYSIFILTIDWMFLVGLIKEINDRNEVVLCN from the coding sequence ATGATAGTTGATTATGAAAAAAACCCAAAAAATTCACTAATATACACATCAGCAATTGTTCTATCTTTCCTAAAAGAAAGCAATGGAAAAGTGGATTTTGAGGAATTATATAAGTATTGTAAGAGCCAAAAGATTGAGTATTCCATATTCATACTGACTATAGATTGGATGTTTTTAGTAGGATTGATTAAGGAAATTAATGATAGAAACGAGGTAGTATTATGCAATTAA
- the tnpA gene encoding IS66 family insertion sequence element accessory protein TnpA, whose amino-acid sequence MSSTTSMIATRYRLQEWAEQVRACQNRPDGMKVIDWCAQNNITKADYYYRLRKVREACLESMPKDMVSTSIVPVPAEVMNPKSAPSTSTGLDISVNGFSIHVTEATSLDLLSTILQVISHAQ is encoded by the coding sequence ATGAGCTCAACAACAAGTATGATTGCCACACGCTATCGATTGCAGGAATGGGCTGAGCAGGTTCGTGCCTGTCAGAATCGACCTGATGGAATGAAAGTCATCGATTGGTGTGCACAAAACAACATAACCAAAGCGGATTATTACTATAGACTTCGCAAGGTTCGGGAAGCCTGTCTCGAAAGCATGCCAAAGGACATGGTTTCAACATCAATTGTGCCGGTACCGGCTGAAGTCATGAATCCTAAATCTGCTCCGAGCACAAGTACAGGTCTGGATATCTCTGTGAACGGCTTTTCTATTCATGTGACAGAAGCTACATCATTAGATCTACTGTCTACAATACTACAGGTGATCTCTCATGCTCAATGA
- a CDS encoding DUF2326 domain-containing protein: MQLISLVVSKSTTNEIIRKITFNPKGLSLIVDETNKVSSGSNIGKTTAVKIIDLCLGAKSVSSLYKEKDTGENVIVGEFLEKNKVVAELTCRIDGKTHVFKRALYKNGKSLIDGEPIRSATEYRSDLNKIIFNNLNDKPSFRQLVSKFIRLENANEAALLKFLGTYTNNYEYQAIYEYLFGIDESKSENIDIISLNESIDKDIEAIYRKNGVASVREFETKIGLMKEEVEKFRKSYSEVTVIEDYETKIRENQSVLSDLKKLEAEYSKINLKQELMKEKIRKEEEKIFAVDTKILRQIYEKTELVLDKQLCDFEELEKFHNGMINKRIAMLQTTLNELETESKIIYDELQKLQKVYEKNYVSFNVELKDKFEEKYNDYAINKIKLENFINDYNYIIEKFQEKENNLSKKVEKNNDKTKKGKIEERLSHYFKELTSKIIGEPFAIVLNEDSDEDAFPVKIIGMNGKPGTGIKKAMITCFDLAHINLIIEMKYHMPVFAIHDKMENIDLKELAGIISEARNFEGQYIFPILSDRIDLMGIKEEEVVLRLSANDKFFRI; the protein is encoded by the coding sequence ATGCAATTAATAAGCCTAGTAGTTTCAAAATCAACCACTAATGAAATCATAAGAAAGATAACCTTTAACCCTAAAGGCTTATCTTTAATTGTTGATGAAACAAATAAGGTTAGTAGTGGTAGTAACATAGGAAAAACAACAGCAGTTAAAATAATAGATCTATGTTTAGGTGCCAAATCAGTATCGAGCTTATATAAGGAAAAAGATACTGGTGAAAATGTGATAGTTGGGGAATTTCTTGAAAAGAATAAAGTAGTTGCAGAGTTAACATGTAGAATTGATGGTAAGACACATGTTTTTAAAAGGGCTTTGTATAAAAATGGTAAGAGTCTAATAGATGGTGAACCAATTCGAAGCGCTACTGAATACAGAAGTGATTTAAATAAGATTATCTTTAACAATTTAAATGATAAACCTTCGTTTAGACAACTAGTTTCAAAATTTATCAGATTGGAAAATGCAAATGAAGCTGCTTTACTAAAATTCTTAGGTACTTATACTAATAATTACGAGTACCAAGCTATCTATGAGTATTTATTTGGGATTGATGAATCTAAGTCTGAAAATATAGATATTATATCACTAAATGAGAGTATTGATAAAGATATAGAAGCAATATATAGAAAGAATGGAGTAGCCTCAGTAAGAGAATTTGAAACTAAAATAGGATTAATGAAGGAGGAAGTAGAAAAGTTTAGGAAGTCTTATTCCGAAGTGACAGTAATAGAAGACTATGAAACAAAAATCCGTGAAAATCAATCTGTGCTATCGGATTTAAAAAAATTAGAAGCTGAATATTCAAAAATTAACCTTAAACAAGAGTTGATGAAAGAAAAAATAAGAAAAGAAGAAGAAAAAATTTTTGCAGTTGATACCAAAATACTTCGACAAATTTATGAAAAAACAGAATTGGTATTAGATAAGCAATTATGTGATTTCGAGGAACTAGAAAAATTTCATAATGGAATGATTAATAAAAGAATTGCAATGCTACAGACCACTTTAAATGAGTTGGAAACGGAATCAAAGATTATTTATGATGAACTGCAGAAATTGCAAAAAGTATATGAAAAAAATTATGTCAGCTTTAATGTTGAGCTTAAGGATAAGTTTGAAGAAAAATATAATGATTATGCAATCAATAAGATTAAACTTGAAAATTTTATTAATGATTATAATTATATAATTGAGAAATTTCAAGAAAAGGAAAATAACTTAAGTAAAAAGGTTGAAAAAAACAACGATAAGACTAAAAAAGGTAAGATAGAAGAAAGATTAAGCCATTATTTTAAGGAACTAACAAGTAAAATCATAGGTGAACCTTTTGCTATTGTCTTAAATGAAGATTCAGATGAAGATGCTTTCCCGGTTAAAATTATTGGTATGAATGGTAAACCAGGGACTGGTATAAAAAAAGCTATGATAACATGTTTTGATTTAGCTCATATTAATTTAATAATTGAAATGAAGTATCACATGCCAGTTTTTGCAATTCATGATAAAATGGAGAATATTGATTTGAAAGAACTTGCAGGTATAATAAGCGAAGCACGAAATTTTGAAGGACAATATATATTTCCAATTTTAAGTGATCGTATTGACTTGATGGGTATCAAAGAAGAAGAAGTTGTTTTAAGGCTATCTGCTAATGATAAATTTTTTAGAATATAA
- a CDS encoding DUF5320 domain-containing protein has translation MPRRDGTGPMGAGSMTGRGLGLCTGANAVKYGAGLGMGLGLGLACRRGFGRGFGRGFAFNQTSSKTQKELLNEQKTMLQDRLEVIDKQLENL, from the coding sequence ATGCCGAGAAGAGACGGAACCGGCCCAATGGGTGCGGGATCAATGACTGGAAGAGGATTAGGGCTTTGCACAGGTGCTAATGCAGTTAAGTACGGAGCTGGTCTCGGAATGGGATTAGGTCTTGGACTTGCTTGCAGACGTGGTTTCGGTCGTGGCTTTGGTAGAGGATTTGCATTTAACCAGACCTCCTCAAAAACACAAAAAGAGCTGCTGAACGAACAGAAAACCATGTTGCAAGATCGACTCGAAGTTATTGATAAGCAATTGGAGAACCTATAA
- a CDS encoding 3'-5' exoribonuclease YhaM family protein: MRYIQDLRENDIIKNEIYLCKSKQTLTGKSGKSYVSLILQDKTGTIDGKIWDFNNEIEQYEAMDFVHIDARVTSFQDNLQLNISKIYKGREGEYYPEDYFPVTSKNIDAMYKEIKAYVAAIKEPNLKELAEAFFIEDADFIKKFKNHSAAKSVHHGFVGGLLEHTLSVVKLCEYYTTSYPILNKDLLITAALFHDIGKMEELSAFPENDYTNDGQLLGHIFIGANIVSNYIKKKNKFPAKLSNELLHCILAHHGELEFGSPKKPATAEALALHFADNTDAKMQTITELLGSGDQKTEWMGYQRLFESNIMRSTKGIE, translated from the coding sequence ATGAGATATATTCAGGATTTAAGAGAGAACGATATTATCAAGAACGAAATTTATTTATGTAAATCAAAACAGACACTGACTGGTAAAAGCGGAAAGAGCTATGTGTCATTGATATTACAGGATAAGACGGGCACGATAGATGGTAAGATATGGGATTTTAACAATGAAATAGAGCAGTATGAAGCGATGGATTTCGTACATATTGATGCGAGGGTAACCAGTTTTCAGGATAATCTTCAGCTCAATATCAGTAAGATATATAAAGGCCGTGAAGGGGAATACTATCCCGAGGATTATTTCCCTGTAACTAGTAAGAATATTGATGCAATGTACAAGGAGATTAAGGCATATGTTGCAGCAATAAAGGAGCCAAACCTTAAGGAGCTGGCGGAGGCATTTTTTATAGAGGATGCCGACTTTATTAAGAAATTTAAGAACCATTCTGCGGCCAAGAGCGTGCATCACGGCTTTGTTGGCGGATTACTGGAGCATACCCTGAGTGTAGTGAAGCTTTGCGAGTATTATACAACAAGCTATCCCATACTGAATAAGGATTTATTAATCACCGCCGCATTGTTTCACGATATCGGTAAGATGGAGGAGTTATCCGCATTTCCGGAGAATGATTATACAAATGATGGGCAGTTACTTGGCCACATCTTTATAGGGGCTAATATCGTCAGCAATTATATCAAAAAGAAAAATAAGTTTCCTGCAAAATTGTCAAATGAGCTTCTTCATTGCATTCTGGCACATCATGGAGAATTGGAATTTGGTTCACCGAAGAAGCCTGCTACGGCCGAAGCTTTAGCACTGCATTTTGCTGATAATACGGATGCGAAGATGCAGACAATAACGGAACTATTGGGAAGCGGTGATCAGAAGACGGAATGGATGGGTTACCAGAGGCTCTTTGAATCGAATATTATGAGAAGCACAAAGGGTATTGAATAG
- a CDS encoding NifB/NifX family molybdenum-iron cluster-binding protein codes for MKIAIPVDEKTLESNVCVSFGRTPYFLIHDVETKESIFIDNSAAASTGGAGIKAAQIIVDNKADVLLTPRLGENAADVLKPAEIKICKTITGSAKDNIDAFIDGKLPLLDEFHAGFHGHGGN; via the coding sequence ATGAAAATAGCAATTCCAGTAGATGAGAAAACCTTGGAGTCGAATGTATGTGTATCCTTTGGACGTACTCCCTATTTTCTTATTCATGATGTAGAAACGAAGGAGAGTATATTTATTGACAACAGTGCGGCGGCAAGCACAGGCGGCGCCGGGATTAAAGCTGCACAAATAATAGTTGATAACAAAGCAGATGTTTTACTCACTCCCCGCTTAGGGGAAAATGCTGCTGACGTGCTAAAACCCGCTGAAATCAAAATTTGTAAAACCATAACTGGTTCAGCCAAAGATAATATTGATGCTTTTATCGATGGGAAATTACCTTTGTTGGATGAATTTCATGCCGGATTTCACGGGCACGGGGGCAACTAA
- the rlmD gene encoding 23S rRNA (uracil(1939)-C(5))-methyltransferase RlmD gives MSSLKKNDQVEITIDDIGSDGEGIGKYEGYTLFVKDTVMGDTALVQVMKTGKTYGYARLVKLIRPSSFRVDPVCPIAAKCGGCQLQHVDYQKQLEYKENKVRNCLTRIGGFTEFEMEPIIGMEEPYYYRNKSQFPVGRNKDGSVAIGFYAGRTHSIIDTQHCYIGAKVNTDIISCLRTFIEKYHIEPYDEKSHKGLLRHILTRVGYSTGEVMVCLVINGTKFPHTEELIYELKKIPGMKSICLNVNKEKTNVILGQTILPLWGEPYITDRIGDIQYRISPLSFYQVNPVQTKKLYDIALDYADLHGEETVWDLYCGIGTISLFLAQKAKYVYGVEIIPEAIEDAKKNAAINAISNAEFMVGAAEDVLPRKYTEENIHADVIVVDPPRKGCEQSLLDTILSMSPRRIVYVSCDPATLARDLKYLCEKDYRLVKVRAVDQFSHSTHVETVVLMSK, from the coding sequence ATGAGCTCGCTAAAAAAGAATGATCAGGTAGAGATAACAATAGATGATATTGGCTCAGATGGTGAGGGAATCGGTAAGTACGAAGGATACACCCTGTTTGTTAAGGATACCGTAATGGGTGATACTGCACTGGTACAGGTAATGAAAACCGGTAAAACTTATGGATATGCCAGACTGGTAAAGCTGATCCGGCCTTCGAGCTTTCGTGTAGACCCGGTATGTCCAATTGCGGCTAAATGTGGAGGCTGTCAGCTACAGCATGTGGATTACCAGAAGCAGTTGGAATACAAAGAGAATAAAGTAAGAAATTGTCTGACCAGAATCGGAGGATTTACCGAATTCGAGATGGAGCCCATTATCGGAATGGAAGAACCCTATTATTACCGGAATAAATCCCAATTTCCTGTCGGACGTAATAAGGATGGCAGTGTTGCAATCGGGTTTTATGCAGGAAGAACACATTCCATCATTGATACGCAGCATTGCTATATCGGAGCGAAGGTCAATACGGACATCATATCATGTCTACGAACATTTATAGAGAAATATCACATAGAGCCCTATGATGAGAAAAGTCATAAGGGGTTACTTCGTCATATTCTAACCCGTGTTGGGTACAGTACGGGAGAGGTTATGGTGTGTCTTGTAATCAATGGGACGAAGTTTCCGCACACCGAGGAGCTAATTTATGAATTGAAGAAAATTCCTGGAATGAAGAGTATCTGTCTTAATGTAAATAAAGAAAAGACCAATGTAATATTAGGACAGACAATCCTGCCTCTCTGGGGAGAGCCGTATATTACTGATCGAATCGGAGACATTCAGTATCGGATCTCGCCGCTTTCTTTTTATCAGGTGAACCCGGTTCAGACGAAGAAGCTATATGATATCGCACTAGATTATGCCGATCTTCATGGAGAAGAGACCGTTTGGGATTTGTATTGTGGAATAGGAACCATATCTTTATTCCTTGCTCAGAAGGCAAAATATGTATATGGTGTTGAGATAATCCCGGAGGCCATCGAGGATGCGAAGAAGAACGCAGCCATCAATGCAATCAGCAATGCAGAGTTTATGGTTGGGGCAGCAGAGGATGTGCTACCTAGAAAATATACGGAAGAGAATATCCATGCAGATGTGATAGTTGTGGATCCTCCGAGAAAGGGTTGTGAACAAAGTCTTTTGGATACCATACTGTCCATGTCCCCCAGGAGAATCGTATATGTTTCCTGTGATCCTGCAACGCTGGCAAGAGATTTAAAATATCTCTGTGAGAAGGATTATAGACTGGTGAAGGTTAGAGCAGTGGACCAGTTTTCCCATTCCACTCATGTCGAAACAGTTGTTTTAATGTCGAAATAA
- the tnpB gene encoding IS66 family insertion sequence element accessory protein TnpB (TnpB, as the term is used for proteins encoded by IS66 family insertion elements, is considered an accessory protein, since TnpC, encoded by a neighboring gene, is a DDE family transposase.): MLNDATCFKQIYLVTGYTDLRSGIDRLAGIIETQTGIDPFSPDTLYLFCGRKADRIKGLVWEKDGYLLLYKRLAAGQYQWPRNAAEVRVLTPQQFRWLMEGLTITPKKSVKPVSPEYVT, translated from the coding sequence ATGCTCAATGATGCCACATGTTTTAAGCAAATCTACCTAGTGACTGGATATACAGATCTTCGTTCCGGTATTGACCGTCTGGCTGGTATCATAGAAACGCAAACCGGTATAGATCCTTTTTCGCCTGATACACTTTATCTTTTTTGTGGAAGAAAAGCGGATCGTATAAAGGGGTTAGTCTGGGAAAAGGATGGCTATCTCCTGCTATATAAGCGCCTCGCAGCTGGTCAATATCAATGGCCTCGTAATGCTGCAGAAGTTAGAGTTCTAACCCCACAGCAATTCCGTTGGCTAATGGAAGGGCTTACCATAACCCCGAAGAAGTCTGTAAAGCCGGTATCACCGGAGTATGTTACATAA
- a CDS encoding nucleotide-binding protein, whose translation MRIAVLSGKGGTGKTLVSVNLAAAAKASTYIDCDVEEPNGHLFFKPEGIQEEEISVKIPKVDHELCNGCRKCVDLCNFNALAYIKNKLIVFDDVCHSCGGCILVCPVRALTEKAKVIGKVQKGVSGEVAVWTGVLNTGEATGIPIIKKLLEESSEVNKQTFIDCPPGSACIVMESIKDADYCILVAEPTLFGVHNLNMVYELVKLFNKPFGVLLNKCLEGENPAEKFCLEKNIKILGRIPFDNELGTLNSNAKIAVNRNEKYRELFSSLLNKVTKEVQHETTTNP comes from the coding sequence ATGAGAATAGCTGTGCTAAGCGGCAAGGGTGGCACAGGAAAAACACTGGTATCGGTGAATTTAGCTGCGGCAGCAAAAGCATCCACATATATAGATTGTGATGTAGAAGAGCCGAATGGGCATTTGTTTTTTAAGCCTGAAGGAATTCAAGAAGAAGAAATATCAGTAAAGATTCCAAAAGTTGATCATGAGTTATGCAATGGATGTCGAAAGTGCGTTGATTTATGCAACTTTAACGCCCTTGCCTATATTAAAAATAAACTGATTGTCTTTGACGATGTGTGCCACTCTTGCGGCGGCTGTATCTTGGTTTGTCCTGTAAGGGCACTAACAGAGAAAGCAAAGGTTATTGGCAAAGTGCAAAAAGGTGTTTCTGGCGAAGTGGCGGTATGGACAGGAGTATTGAACACCGGTGAAGCTACGGGTATTCCTATTATAAAAAAGCTACTTGAGGAAAGTTCGGAAGTAAATAAGCAGACATTTATCGACTGTCCACCAGGAAGCGCTTGTATTGTGATGGAGAGCATCAAAGATGCGGACTATTGCATACTGGTGGCTGAACCGACATTGTTTGGTGTGCATAACCTCAATATGGTATACGAACTGGTCAAGTTATTTAATAAGCCATTTGGGGTGCTTCTTAACAAATGTTTGGAAGGAGAAAATCCTGCTGAGAAGTTTTGTTTGGAAAAAAATATTAAGATATTAGGCAGGATTCCATTTGACAATGAACTTGGAACCTTGAACTCAAATGCGAAAATTGCTGTTAATAGAAATGAAAAGTACCGAGAACTGTTTTCTTCTCTGCTTAACAAGGTGACAAAGGAGGTGCAGCATGAAACAACTACTAATCCTTAG
- a CDS encoding DUF134 domain-containing protein: MARPMKWRKVCCLPESNRFGPLDSPADAENHVNMTVDEYETIRLIDLEGFTQEECAKQMNIARSTVQGIYIEARKKLAESLVNGKVLLIEGGEYRLCEGLGNGCGRGCHRHRRGGRFANEQD; encoded by the coding sequence ATGGCGAGACCGATGAAGTGGAGAAAAGTTTGCTGTTTGCCTGAAAGTAATAGATTTGGGCCTCTTGATTCGCCTGCCGACGCAGAAAACCATGTAAATATGACTGTTGACGAATATGAAACCATAAGGCTTATCGATTTGGAAGGCTTCACTCAAGAAGAGTGCGCCAAGCAAATGAATATTGCTCGTAGCACCGTTCAAGGCATTTATATCGAGGCCAGAAAAAAGCTGGCTGAATCTTTAGTAAATGGAAAGGTGCTTTTGATTGAGGGTGGCGAATACCGGCTTTGCGAAGGATTAGGGAATGGTTGTGGTCGTGGCTGTCATAGGCATAGGCGTGGAGGGCGCTTTGCAAATGAGCAGGATTGA